A window of the Zeugodacus cucurbitae isolate PBARC_wt_2022May chromosome 4, idZeuCucr1.2, whole genome shotgun sequence genome harbors these coding sequences:
- the LOC105212955 gene encoding protein phosphatase inhibitor 2 — MQDSPDAKKPCKGILKNSSSFDKPGAASYRKSAKFDELNVLQTYHPHDKDYGHMKIDEPKTPYNYVIPDLAHTDALDANLLAEKLRIAASTQSPAFGSEDISDEENIDETPEEKVRRLEFERRRKAHYNEFEAVRLARKLIEEELGDEDEENDISSIGEDVKSVASAEKSNNEEIELQSETTEQEVLPESAVEEETGTTEPDSEIDSSESNRPSATNMDVDGQLQPSHPCYGRD, encoded by the exons AGGACTCGCCTGATGCCAAGAAACCTTGTAAGGGCATTCTAAAAAATTCCAGCAGTTTTGATAAGCCCGGCGCTGCGAG TTATCGCAAGAGTGCGAAGTTTGATGAATTGAATGTTTTGCAAACCTACCACCCACATGACAAAGATTATGGTCATATGAAAATTGATGAGCCGAAAACGCCATATAATTACGTTATTCCGGATCTGGCCCACACAGATGCGTTAGACGCAAATTTGCTCGCGGAAAA GCTACGTATTGCCGCGAGTACTCAATCGCCTGCATTCGGTTCTGAAGATATTTCTGATGAAGAAAACATCGATGAGACACCGGAAGAAAAAG ttcGTCGACTTGAGTTTGAACGTCGCAGAAAAGCGCATTACAATGAATTTGAAGCGGTTCGACTAGCGCGTAAATTGATTGAGGAAGAACTGGGGGATGAAGATGAAGAGAATGATATTTCATCTATTGGGGAGGATGTTAAATCAGTAGCTTCTGCTGAAAAATCTAACAATGAGGAAATTGAACTTCAAAGTGAAACCACAGAACAAGAGGTATTGCCTGAAAGTGCAGTAGAGGAGGAAACCGGCACTACAGAACCAGACTCCGAAATTGATTCTTCCGAAAGCAACCGACCTTCAGCAACCAATATGGATGTTGACGGACAATTGCAGCCCTCCCATCCTTGTTATGGAAGGGattag